From Cricetulus griseus strain 17A/GY chromosome 1 unlocalized genomic scaffold, alternate assembly CriGri-PICRH-1.0 chr1_0, whole genome shotgun sequence, a single genomic window includes:
- the Lrrc31 gene encoding LOW QUALITY PROTEIN: leucine-rich repeat-containing protein 31 (The sequence of the model RefSeq protein was modified relative to this genomic sequence to represent the inferred CDS: substituted 1 base at 1 genomic stop codon), protein LGLEMEXESDMKESDWILKKLCRKAADMSLDLNSCGLTAADEKETDLEELDVSWNDFVSGTLHLFIEQMQQVHKLKVLRLSSCGLTSEDVQTLGDALEMIPELEELSLSWNSKVGGKLPQVLRTFQKGSKIQTLELVDCALTSQDGEFVGHLLPKLHSLEVFDLSINRNIGSSLDIIAQGLKSTVGLKVLKLHSCGLSPKSVRLLDGAFASLDVLRTLDLSCNKDLGGGFEDAPAQLALLKHLEVLDLHQCSLTADDVASLTQIIPLLSNLQELDLSSNRKVGVSSETLLSRLRFVPALKSLFINRCALESETFTALAEATVYLPSLEMLNLSWNKCVGGNLELLLQTLKLSRSLRVLRLSSCALVTEDVVLLASVIWTGHLAELQKLDLSYNDSICDTGWAIFCQNLCFLKKLTELDISLPPSSSRGCGRWFRHLLCAVTKLPVVTEIGMRRWVIPASKEEELECLTHKHRRGIQFDHGGFQRAAS, encoded by the exons CTTGGTTTAGAAATGGAATGAGAATCCGATATGAAAGAAAGTGACTGGATCCTGAAGAAGCTGTGCAGAAAGGCTGCTGACATGTCTCTAGACTTGAACAGCTGTGGATTAACAGCAGCAGACGAGAAGGAAACAG ACTTGGAAGAACTGGACGTTTCCTGGAATGATTTTGTCAGCGGAACCCTCCACTTGTTCATTGAGCAGATGCAGCAGGTCCACAAGCTGAAAGTCCTGAGGTTGAGTAGCTGCGGACTTACCAGTGAGGATGTTCAAACACTGG GAGATGCTCTCGAAATGATACCTGAACTTGAAGAACTGAGTTTATCCTGGAACAGCAAAGTGGGAGGAAAGTTGCCTCAGGTCCTCCGCACATTCCAGAAAGGGAGTAAAATTCAAACACTGGAACTTGTGGACTGCGCCCTCACATCCCAGGATGGGGAGTTTGTGG GTCACTTGCTACCTAAACTGCATAGCCTCGAAGTATTTGACCTTTCCATTAATAGAAACATTGGCAGCAGTCTAGACATCATAGCACAAGGATTAAAAAGTACCGTAGGCCTGAAGGTATTGAAGTTGCATTCCTGTGGATTATCCCCAAAGAGTGTCAGACTATTGG ATGGTGCCTTTGCATCCTTGGATGTGCTGAGGACACTGGATCTCTCCTGCAACAAGGACCTGGGTGGAGGCTTTGAAGATGCACCTGCTCAGCTGGCCTTACTGAAGCATCTGGAAGTCCTGGATCTTCACCAGTGCTCGCTAACAGCAGATGACGTGGCGTCACTGA CTCAGATAATCCCTTTACTTTCAAACCTTCAAGAACTGGATTTGTCATCCAACAGAAAGGTGGGAGTCTCTTCTGAAACCCTGCTCAGCAGGCTCCGATTTGTACCAGCACTGAAGTCCTTATTTATCAACAGATGTGCTTTGGAAAGTGAAACTTTCACAGCCCTTG CTGAAGCCACTGTTTACCTCCCTTCTCTGGAAATGCTCAACCTTTCCTGGAATAAGTGTGTTGGTGGTAACCTGGAGCTGCTTCTTCAAACACTGAAGCTGTCACGGTCACTCCGAGTGCTGAGGCTGAGCAGCTGCGCCCTGGTGACAGAGGATGTGGTTCTTCTGG CCTCAGTCATATGGACAGGCCATTTAGCCGAGCTGCAGAAGCTTGACCTGAGCTACAACGACAGCATCTGTGACACGGGATGGGCCATCTTCTGCCAAAACCTCTGCTTCCTTAAAAAGCTAACTGAACTAGACATCAGCCTTCCGCCATCGAGTTCCCGGGGTTGTGGGCGATGGTTTAGGCACTTACTATGTGCTGTGACCAAACTTCCTGTGGTCACTGAGATAGGAATGAGAAGATGGGTCATCCCAGCCTCAAAGGAGGAAGAACTAGAATGCCTTACCCACAAGCACAGAAGGGGCATTCAATTTGACCACGGTGGGTTTCAGCGGGCTGCTTCCTAA